Sequence from the Streptomyces sp. R33 genome:
CCCGGCCGACACCGTCTACCTGGGCGTCTTCCGCCGCGAGGCGCTGGAGCTGGCCGGCGGGTACAACGAGGAGTTCATCCGCGCCCAGGACTGGGAGCTGAACTTCCGCATCCGTGAGGCCGGCGGGCTCATCTGGTTCTCGCCCGAGCTGAAGGTCCAGTACCGCCCGCGGCCGTCCGTACGGGCGCTCGCCAAGCAGTACAAGGACTACGGCCGCTGGCGGCACGTGGTGGCCCGCTACCACTCGGGCTCGATCAACCTGCGCTACCTCGCGTCGCCGACCGCCCTGTGCGCGATCGTGGCCGGCGTGCTGGCCGGTGCGGTCGTCAGCCCGTGGGGCTTCGTGGTCCCGGCCGGCTACCTCGCGGCGATCACCGTCGGCTCGATCCCGGCCGGCAAGGGCCTGTCCCTGAAGGCGCGGGCGCAGATCCCGGTGGCCATGGCCACCATGCACATGTCCTGGGGCTTCGGCTTCCTGACCAGCCCGCGCTCGCTCGCGGCCAAGGTCATCGCGAGCCGCCGCCCGGCGGTGCGCCGCGACTTCGCCAGCGAGGTCTGAGCGGGCCGCGTACGTACACGTGAAGGGGCCCGGGGTGCTGTCGGCCGACAGCACCCCGGGCCCCTTCACGTGCAGGCGCTACCAGGTGAAGCCCGGCTGGATCGCCATGCACTCCTTGTCGTCGTCGCCGTTGAACGGGCGGGCCGAGTCCGGCGCCTTGGTCGGGGCGGGCGGCGGCGGGGTCGGCGCGTTGCCGGTCCGCCAGTCCTTGCCGACGAACAGGACGATCCCGGTGACGTCGTCGGACTTCTCCAGGGCGCTCGCCGGCAGGCCGAGCGCGGTGGCCACGGCCGCCGCGTCACCCGCCTGGTCCGGGCTCGAGAAGCGGATCACGGTGGTGTCCTCGGCCGCGGTCTGCGTGGCGGACGAGGCCTTGGTGAAGCCCTTGCCGACCAGGAGGGCGGCGACGTCGTCGGCCCGGCCCTTGACCCGGGTCTGGGCGCCGTCCTTGCCGCCGGTCGCGTTGCGCACCGTGACCGGGATCTTCGCCGGGGGCGCGGCCGGGTCGGCGGCCGGCTGGGACGGGGCCGC
This genomic interval carries:
- a CDS encoding glycosyltransferase family 2 protein, producing the protein MPAQQPAVSVIMPVLNEERHLRDSVRHILGQEYAGEMEVVIALGPSKDRTDEIAAELVREDPRVVTVPNPSGRTPAALNAAIKASRHPVVVRVDGHGMLSPNYIATAVRLLEETGAQNVGGIMHAEGENAWEDAVAAAMTSKIGVGNAAFHTGGKAGPADTVYLGVFRREALELAGGYNEEFIRAQDWELNFRIREAGGLIWFSPELKVQYRPRPSVRALAKQYKDYGRWRHVVARYHSGSINLRYLASPTALCAIVAGVLAGAVVSPWGFVVPAGYLAAITVGSIPAGKGLSLKARAQIPVAMATMHMSWGFGFLTSPRSLAAKVIASRRPAVRRDFASEV